The following DNA comes from Micromonospora chokoriensis.
CCACGTCGATGGTCTTGCCGCCGCCGATGCCCACGACCGCGTCGTACGACCGGGCGCGGAGCTTGCCGCCGAGGTCGTCGGCGGCGTCCAACGTGCCCCCGGTGACGGTGAACACGTCGGCGGTCCGCAGTGACGGCCGGATCAGCTCCGCGATCTGGGCACCCTGGCCGGGGCCGACCACCACGGCGACGTCACCGCCGGAGGAGATCCGCCCGTCGGCCAGGATCGTGGCCAGGTCGGCGACAGCCCCACGCCGTACGTCGATGTGCAGCGGGGTGAGGACGCTCCGTGCTAGTAGCGGCACGCGATCTCCCGCGCGCGGGCCAGGTCGGCGTGGTTGTCGACCTCGACCCACGGGACGTCACCGATCGGTGCGGCCCGCACCTCCCCGCCCCGGTCGGCGAACTCCTGGTAGCCGTCCTCGTAGTAGAGGTTCGGGTCCCGTCGCCAGGTCGCCTCCAACGCGTCGGCGAGGGCGTCGGCGACCTGCGGCTCGATCAGCGTGGCGCCGATGTACTCCCCGTACGCCTCGCCCGGGTCCATGATCTTGGTGATCCGGGTGAGCTGGCCGGCGGCGTCGAAGGTGGTCTTCATCTCCTCCTCGGCCAGCGGCTTGAGGGTGTCCACCGCGAGCAGGATGCCCGGTCCGCGTTCGGCGAGCAGGGTCTTCTCCACGCTCACCGGGTGCACGGTGTCCCCGTTGACCAGCAGGACCCCGCGCGCGAAGTGCTCCCGGGCCAGCCAGAGCGAGTAGGCGTTGTTCCACTCCTCGGCCTTGTCGTTGTGCACCAGGGTGATCGTGACCCCGTACTTCTTCTCCAGCTCCGCCTGGCGGGACACGACCGCGTCCGCCGCGTAGCCGACCACGATCACGATGTCGGTGAGCCCGACCTCGGCGAGGTTGCCCAGCGCGATGTCGAGGATCGTGGTCTCGCCGTCCACCGGCACCAACGCCTTCGGCAGGGTGTCGGTGTACGGACGCAGCCGGCGTCCCGCTCCGGCCGCGAGCACCATTCCGATCATCGCGACATCCTCCCTCGTCCTGCTGCCCGTCATCGGTGGAGGATAGCGCCGGTCGGTCGGCCCGCTCTGGTCAACCGGTCAGCCGGGTAACGCCGCGAGGTCGGCGAGCAGGGTCAGTCGCTCCTCCGCCCCGAGGGTGGCGTACGGGCCGGCGGCCCTCCGGTCGGTCTCCAGCTCGATGGCGGTCCGTTCGGGACCGGCCGGCAGGGTGGCGATGCTGGCTGCGGTGTGCCCGGCGGCGGCCCAGGCGGCGGCGTGCGCGTCGGCCCGGTGGTAGCGCAGCGTGCCGAGCCGGTTGAGCAGCAGCACGCCCGACGGGGTGCCGTCCGGCTCGTACGGGGGCGCCATCGCGGTGAAGGCGGAGCCTCCGTCGTCGCCCTCCTCGTCGGCCAGCACCAGGGCGTACGACAGCAGCCGGCCGAGCGCCGCCACCATCCGGGACACCCGCTCGTCGTGTCCGGCCCACAGTTCCTCGGTGACGTCGGCGTGCACCTGGTACAGCTCGCCGAGGAAGGCCGCTCCGCGCTCGCTGGCGGAGAGCGTGCCGTCCGCGGTGCGCTGGAGCATCCCGTACGCCACCTGTTTGTCCACCGCCCGGCGGCAGGCGACCGGGTCCTGGTACCGGGTGACAGCGGCGAACCCCGGCCCGTCGACCCGGCCGCCGGGTGCGGCCAGCCGGGTGCGCAGGTCGACCAGGAATCCGGTCGCGGCGGTCCCGCCGTACCGCTGGGCCAGAACCGCGCCGCCACCGTCGCGACCGGCCAGCATGCCGGCCCGGAAGACCCGGTCCACGGCCGGCGCGAGCAACCCGGCGATCCGGTGTGGGGCCAGCTCGACGCTGTTCACGGACCTGTCGAACGCAGCGCGGCGAAACCCTCGTCCGCGATGCGCCGGATCAGCCCGTCGTTGACGTCGCGGTGCTCGTCCAGGACGGACAGCTCGTGTTCGGCGAGCCAGCGGTACTCGGTGTGCTTGCCGGCCTCCAGCCTCGGGTGGTCGAGGTCGCCGTCGACGCGGACCAGGAAGTCGTACTCGATCCGGGTGAGGCCGTCGTCGCCCACGTAGGTGTACTCGCCCACCTGGTCGAGGACGTGTGAGAGGAACCAGCCGGTCTCCTCGGTGATCTCCCGGCGGAGAGCTGCGTCGATGTCCTCGCCGGGTTCCACGTGGCCGCCGACGATGTCCCAACAGTTGGGGAAGAGGCGTCGGTGCGGTGAGCGTCGCTGGAAGAAGATGCGGCTGTCGTGGTCGACGATCAACGCGCCGGCGCAGCGCAGGGGCTCGGTGGACACCATCCGACAGTAGCGAGCGTTCCGGTTGTGCCATGGTGCGGCCTTGTCCCGGAAACATCCACGGACGACCATGTTCCTACCGGATGCCACCGTCCCAAGGGAGTGATGTGTGATGCAGGTACGGGATGCCATGTCCAGCCAGGTTCTCGTCGTCGGCCCGGAGCACACGCTCCGCCAGGCGGCCCGGATGATGTCGGCCCGCGGTGTGGGGTCGGCGGTCGTGATCGACCCGGATTCCGAGGGCGTCGGGATCATGACCGAACGCGATGTGTTGAAGGCTGTCGGCGCGGGCCTGGACTGTGACGTGGAACGCACCGGAGCCCACCTGACCTGGGACGTGGTCTACGCCGGGCCGGAGTGGACGGTGGCCGAGGCCGCTGCGGCGATGGCCCGGGGCGGGTTCCGGCATCTGGTGGTGCTGGACGGTCGGGAGGTCGCCGGCGCGATCTCGGTTCGGGACATCATGCGGGTGTGGGCGGAGAGTCGGGCGGTCGCGACGACCTGACAGGGTCAGGTGTGGCCGGTCGGATCGACGGGTAAGCATCCCCTGCGGGCGCGGAGAGACCGCCACCCGCAAGGGGAGGGCCCGATGCGTGACGCGGAGCGCCTGGTCGAGCAGCAGTACGCGATGCTCCTGCGTCGGGATGTGGCCCGTCTGCCGGATCTCTACGCCCCGGAGGCGTTCTATTCCATGCCGGGCGTGACGGTCCGACCGATCGAGCTGCCCGCACTCCTGCGTACCTGGACCGGCGCCTTTCCGGACCTGCGGGTCGACGTGCTGGGCGCGGTCCGCACCGGCGGTGGCGCCGCCGTCGAGCTGCGCCTGACCGGCACCCACACCGGCACGCTGCACTCGCCGTACGGCACTGTCGCGCCGACCGGCCGGGCGGTGAGCTGGGAGGTGGCCGACGTGGTCCGGGCCCGCAAGGGTCGGATCACCGCCTGGCGTTCCTACTTCGACTGGAGCCACCTGCTCGATGCGCTCGGCGTGCAGTTTGACGGGCTTTCCCGGGCTGCGCACCACGACGCGCTCGCCCTTCCGGTCTGAGTTGTCGCCGACCGGTGGAGTCGGGTCACCCGTCCCGGTGGCTCAGGATGCGGACATCGCCGTGCCGTCGGCGCGTCCCCCGTCGCCGCCCGTACGCTCAACATCCATGACCGCCGAGCAGTTGATCTCCTTTGCCCGTGGGGCTCCCTCGCTGGACATCGTCGATGTCGAGGGGCTCAAGGCCGCCGCCGTCCGCGCCTTCGACGCCGACCCCGCGGGGGTGACGGCGTACGGCACCTCCGTCGGTTACGTTCCGCTGCGAAAGTGGATCGCCGAGAAGCACGGGGTCGAGACCAATCAGGTGCTGGTCACCAACGGGTCGCTCCAGGCCGACGCGTTCCTCTTCGACCACCTGGTCCGCCCCGGCGACGCGGTGGTGGTGGAACGCCCGACGTACGACCGGACGCTGCTCAACCTTCAGCGGATGGGCGGTGAGCTGCACGGCATCTCCGTCCAGCCGGACGGCCTCGACACGGCCGAGCTGCGCAAGCTGCTGGAGTCCGGGGTCCGGCCCCGGCTCGCGCACGTGATCCCGAACTACCAGAACCCGGCCGGCATGACGCTCTCCCTGGAGAAGCGTCGGGAGTTGCTCGACCTGGCCGCCGAGTACGGGTTCACCATCTTCGAGGACGACCCGTACGCGGACATCCGCTTCCGTGGCGAGGCGCTGCCGTCGATGCTCTCGCTGGACACCCGCAACGTGGTGGTGCACGCGTCGAGCTTCACCAAGACGGTCTGCCCGGGGGTCCGGGTCGGATACCTGGTCGGTCCGGCGGACCTGATCGCCGACATCGCCAAGAACGCGACGAGTCTCTACATCTCGCCGGGGATGGTGTCGCAGGCGATCGTGCACCAGTTCTGCGTCTCCGGTGACATCGACCGCTCCATCGAGACGGTACGCGCGGCGTTGGGTGAGCGGGCCCGGGTGCTCGCCGAGTCGTTGCGCCGGCACCTGCCGCAGGCGCGGTTCGTGGAGCCCGACGGCGGCTACTTCCTCTGGGTGGAGTTCCCGGAGGACGTGCTCGTCGACCGGCTCGCTCCGGCTGCCGCCGAGCGTGGGGTCGCCGTGGTCAAGGGCAGCGACTTCGTGCTGGACGGCGGGCGGCACGCCCTCCGACTGGCCTTCTCGGCGGTGACCGCCGATCGGATCGACGAGGGGGTCCGTCGTCTCGCGGACGCCGTCGAGGCCGTCCGCAGCTGAACGAACTGTCAGGTTCCTGACAGAACGACGATGCCGGCCGTCCCGGGGCTCCCGCCGGGGCGGCTGGCGGCCCACAATGCTGCGAGCGTCATTCGTGTTACGTCGCGGAGATCTCCGCCCGACCCTCCCCCGGGCCAGCCACGACCAGGATGACGCGGCAGCACCACCTCCCGCCCCCACGGGTGTCGGGTGGGCCGTGTCGTCCCCGCACACCCCCCGATGCGGCCCGGCCCACCCGGCACCACCCCCACGCGACCGCCGTCACACGTTCACTCGACCGCGGTCGGCGTAGCCTGCAAGCCGCAGCCGAGCGCGGGAGGTGACGCGATGACGGATCGGACAGAGCGGGACCGGACGGCACCGTCGACCACCGGTCGGGTGTTGCGACCCCGGGCGTGGCCCTCCCCGGTCCGGGCGATGACCCGGATCCTGTACACCGACGGCGCCCCACCGGCACCGACCCCCACCGGCGCCGGTCGCAGCTCGGTGGTCGACTGCGCGCTCTACGTCGACGGCAAGCGGCAACCCGGCGACTGGACGTACGCGGAGGCGCTGACCGCGGCCCGCCGCGAGGAGCACGGCTTCGTCTGGCTCGGTCTGCACCAGCCGGAGCTGGCCGAGATGACCGCCATCGCGGAGACCTACGGCCTGCACGAGCTCGCCGTCGAGGACGCCGTCAAAGCCGAGCAGCGTCCCAAGCTGGAGCGGTTCGGCGAGGTCGTCTTCCTGGTGCTGCGTACCGCCAGGTATTGCGAGCACGCCGAGCTGACCGAGAACTCCGAGGTCGTGGAGACCGGCCAGGTGATGCTCTTCATCGGCCCGAACTTCGTGATCAGCGTCCGGCACGGCGACGCCTGCCGGCTCGCCCCGATCCGCGCCGACCTGGAGACCAAGCAGGATCTGCTGCTGCACGGCCCGTGGGCGGTGGCGTACGGGGTGACCGACCGGGTGGTGGACCTCTACCTGGAGGTGGCCGAGCAGATCGAGGACGACCTGGACGTGCTGGAGGCCGAGGTCTTCGACCGGCACGGCCACGGGCGGATCCAGCGGATCTACCAGATGAAGCGGGAGCTGGTGGAGTTCAAGCGGGCGGTGGTGCCGTTGCAGCGACCGCTGATGACGCTGACCTCGCAGGTCAACCGGGACGTGCCGAAGGAGGTCCGCCGTTACTTCCGGGACGTGCAGGACCACCTCAGCCGCACCGTGGAGCAGGTGAACTCCTACGACGACCTGCTGAACTCGATCCTCCAGGCGCGGTTGGCGCAGGTCACCGTCGACCAGAACAACGACATGCGCAAGATCGCCGCGTGGGCGGCCATCGCCGCGGTCTGGACCTCCATCGCCGGTGTCGAGGGCATGAACTTCGACAACATGCCCGAGCTGAAGATGACGTACGGCTATCCGGTGGCCCTGGCCCTGATGCTCGGCGTCTCGCTGGCCCTCTACCGCTGGTTCCGCCGCAACGGCTGGCTCTAGACGGGCGGCGACAGCGCCTGCGGGCGGCCGCGCCTGCCGGGCCGGCACGGTGATCCACTCGGCTTTCCGGAGATCGGGGTGTCCAGGTCTGTGGGATGCCGCGACGTCACGAAAGACGAGTGGATCTTGCGGATGCGCCGCGCCGCGCGCCGCGCGCCGAGAGCTGAACGCCGCGCGCCGAGAGCCGCGCGCCGCGCGCCGAG
Coding sequences within:
- a CDS encoding CBS domain-containing protein; the encoded protein is MQVRDAMSSQVLVVGPEHTLRQAARMMSARGVGSAVVIDPDSEGVGIMTERDVLKAVGAGLDCDVERTGAHLTWDVVYAGPEWTVAEAAAAMARGGFRHLVVLDGREVAGAISVRDIMRVWAESRAVATT
- a CDS encoding phosphocholine cytidylyltransferase family protein gives rise to the protein MIGMVLAAGAGRRLRPYTDTLPKALVPVDGETTILDIALGNLAEVGLTDIVIVVGYAADAVVSRQAELEKKYGVTITLVHNDKAEEWNNAYSLWLAREHFARGVLLVNGDTVHPVSVEKTLLAERGPGILLAVDTLKPLAEEEMKTTFDAAGQLTRITKIMDPGEAYGEYIGATLIEPQVADALADALEATWRRDPNLYYEDGYQEFADRGGEVRAAPIGDVPWVEVDNHADLARAREIACRY
- the corA gene encoding magnesium/cobalt transporter CorA, encoding MTDRTERDRTAPSTTGRVLRPRAWPSPVRAMTRILYTDGAPPAPTPTGAGRSSVVDCALYVDGKRQPGDWTYAEALTAARREEHGFVWLGLHQPELAEMTAIAETYGLHELAVEDAVKAEQRPKLERFGEVVFLVLRTARYCEHAELTENSEVVETGQVMLFIGPNFVISVRHGDACRLAPIRADLETKQDLLLHGPWAVAYGVTDRVVDLYLEVAEQIEDDLDVLEAEVFDRHGHGRIQRIYQMKRELVEFKRAVVPLQRPLMTLTSQVNRDVPKEVRRYFRDVQDHLSRTVEQVNSYDDLLNSILQARLAQVTVDQNNDMRKIAAWAAIAAVWTSIAGVEGMNFDNMPELKMTYGYPVALALMLGVSLALYRWFRRNGWL
- a CDS encoding NUDIX domain-containing protein is translated as MVSTEPLRCAGALIVDHDSRIFFQRRSPHRRLFPNCWDIVGGHVEPGEDIDAALRREITEETGWFLSHVLDQVGEYTYVGDDGLTRIEYDFLVRVDGDLDHPRLEAGKHTEYRWLAEHELSVLDEHRDVNDGLIRRIADEGFAALRSTGP
- a CDS encoding ester cyclase — encoded protein: MRDAERLVEQQYAMLLRRDVARLPDLYAPEAFYSMPGVTVRPIELPALLRTWTGAFPDLRVDVLGAVRTGGGAAVELRLTGTHTGTLHSPYGTVAPTGRAVSWEVADVVRARKGRITAWRSYFDWSHLLDALGVQFDGLSRAAHHDALALPV
- a CDS encoding aminotransferase-like domain-containing protein, translating into MTAEQLISFARGAPSLDIVDVEGLKAAAVRAFDADPAGVTAYGTSVGYVPLRKWIAEKHGVETNQVLVTNGSLQADAFLFDHLVRPGDAVVVERPTYDRTLLNLQRMGGELHGISVQPDGLDTAELRKLLESGVRPRLAHVIPNYQNPAGMTLSLEKRRELLDLAAEYGFTIFEDDPYADIRFRGEALPSMLSLDTRNVVVHASSFTKTVCPGVRVGYLVGPADLIADIAKNATSLYISPGMVSQAIVHQFCVSGDIDRSIETVRAALGERARVLAESLRRHLPQARFVEPDGGYFLWVEFPEDVLVDRLAPAAAERGVAVVKGSDFVLDGGRHALRLAFSAVTADRIDEGVRRLADAVEAVRS